DNA sequence from the Coffea eugenioides isolate CCC68of chromosome 9, Ceug_1.0, whole genome shotgun sequence genome:
GGAATTCCCCAAAGTAAAGCTTGCTTAGATCATCTTTTGTCAGGTGTTGAAGAACTGGGGTAGCAATGGGACCCTGCACCGAACATATGGAGGAAACaccaccaagtaaacaagaatgtTTTGAAACCTATATCCctttaaaattaaaatgacaGGGACCAAAGTATTGTGTGGAAGGGTGAATCTCCTGATCAAGACCCTATCTGCCACAACCTTGTAATCACAAACAAAgggaaaagagaaaatgaaaaggcaaggagaaaaatgaaaaagtgtaACAAATCTTGCCACTAGTGAGAGAGACACTTGCAAACTACAAAAGTAAAAGGAGGAACAGTAAATACGCAAAACTACAAATTACATAGGCTCATAGCCTAAAGCAGTTAAAGAGTCCAAGCTGATGTTTATTTGCCTAACAAATTTACCAATGCAttcaagcaaaagaaaaatgaaaataaaaaaatgtaagaggaaAAAAATGTCTATCTCAAATTAGAACAAACAGCCAAGGGACAATGGTGGTAGTAGAGCGAGCAGTTAGATTTGCTGGAAAACCATAGGTGTAACCTATAGTGGCAGAAGCTCTCAACATATGATACTTCACCACTTTACAATTGTTTCACCCAATCCGTTTCTTGCTGTAATTGGGCTAATGAGAAGGGACTAGAAAATACTAAGGAAGATTGTGTGAATGCTTCTGCTAATAGAGTTCATGAACTGTGAGAGATCACGCAATATGCTTAGTGACAGAACTGAACAAAATGAACCATTAGATGCCAGTGACAACCTACCTGAAGGGCAAGTAGAGACCGCTCATCATGGATGTGCCAAGACACATTACCACCTTTTGATGTGAATGACTTCATGTGCTCCTCAATGTGTGCAAGATCCTTATCTCTGCATCCTGCATTTACAACCAGGTATATATGCTCATTTGTCACCTTGGTAATGACCGAATCATCAATTGCGCCTCCCTTCTCATTGGTGAATACAGTTAAAGTTCCAGTCCCAGGGTCAAGTCCAGCTACATCAGCAATGACAAGCTTTTCCAGAAAAGGAACCGTGTCCTTTCCCTTAAGGCTGAGGCCACACATATGGGAAACATCAAAGAGGCTACCATTTTCCCTACAATTTACTGTGGAATCCATAATTGAATCCTTGTATTGAATTGGCATACTCCAACCAGCAAAAGGAACCATTTTTCCCCCATTGGCAACATGGAAATCATACAGAGCTGTCTTCTTAAGATCAGCCTCTGATGCGAAGCATCTTCTAGCAATAGTCTTTTTATCAGCCTGAACCAGCCGGCGAGTTATGGATTGACCAAGTTGCCACAATCCTCCTCTCATCTTTGCTAAAATCCTGATTCCTACAACAACAGCGCTATCATAGTCAGTCAATACAAGTATAACTGACCatttaaaaattcaaataacaaaacaaaaagcgGATTTCTTTTGTGATTACCAGTTACAATCTCCCGCCAGATATATGATCCAAAAATAAGTATAATCAAGGTATCCCAATGGGAAGCAAAATCCAGTGGATAAGTATGCAATATCATATTCCTTAATATCTTTCAATCATTAAGTTTACGTATAACCTTAACAATGTCGAATGGCGTATGGGAACAATTGAAAGGCCAATTAACGAACcaaggaaaacccaaaatttcGTGCAGCTGACAAGTGTACCATGAGGGTGAACTAATTCATTTAGACTGTGCCTAACCatcaaacaaaaagaaactCGGATTAATAGGATTCCGACCCTCATTAATCAAAATCCAATCTTTACCTCTCCACGTGATTTAAGCCTGAAAAAACATTCACCTCAGCATTCCACAATAAAGAGACTGCCGCTGACACTTGAGGACGCAAATATGGATGTAAAACATCAATCCCAGATCCCAATACAGATACTATTTCCAAGAATCATGCCAACATAGATCTCGGAAACCCAGAAGCAAACATTGACGCAAGTACCAAAAAACCAATCGTGTTAACATGAAGATGAGATGAAGCAATAAAGACACAAACTTGACACATTTTTAAGCATGCAAAAACATGACAATGGCAATACAGAGAATAAGTGCAGAGATTCATGATACTCACCGCTCTGGGAAGCTAAAAGCTCTGATCTttatcttttcttgttttttcttttagttcAGAGCCCAGATGAGTAGTAGCCTTGTGACTGTTACATATAAATACCCATAAGGAAATGGAGAAAAGACTGTCCTTATGTGAATGTTTGTGGGGGATATTATAAGATTAATCTCAAACTAAAAGGGGTACATGTAATGTAactaagaaataaataaagagataGCAGTAACATGGGACCTGTTTATATAGGTATTGAGAGACTAAAATATGAGGAAGTTTGGTGGGATGTAGTGGGTGGAGGAGGCTTTCTGTGCCAAATCGAGACCCATCTCCAGTGAGTGGTGGTGGGAATTTGGATACTCCATATCTTTTCTTTCTCAGTCTATTGTTTGGATTGGGGGTGGTTGGAGACGAGCTAGGAAATTGAGACCTTGGAAATTCGAATAGTGAGAGACCAGtaacaagagaggagagaaatcCTTTTCGAGTATTGCACTTGTACCCCTTTCTCATAGTCAGTAGCTTTCTTATGTGGACGACACTATTTCTAATTTTGGTCACATACTCACATCCTAAGTtgttaaaattaattttttttcttgtaggtttgtttggattgcattttccgtcatttttcatggaaaaattactgtagcgatttgatatatgtgagggaaaaaaatgataggaaaatgtgatcacggaaaacgacaatattttccgacgaaaacaagcaatccaaacaaggccgcATTTGGCAAAAGGTGATCAGCAGGCTGCCATAAGTTCTTTCATGATGAGCTGAAACCTCTGGTTTTAGAAGTTCAAGGGGAGGTCTTGATTTGCAGAGAAAATGTAGTTTGAGCCCTCACTATTTGAGGCGTGAATTCAATCAGGTCTCCAATAATTTGAATCATAGAAATTGGTTTTACAACCTCTAATGTCAGTCAGCCAAACTCATCCGAATTATTTCATCACAAGGAAATGTATTCTCTACAGTATTCAATtagtactctttttttttttttttttttttttttttttgtcgacggagtgggtgtccgggtcaagtccttaaaggcggcccgactaatcccacttCGGCCCTGTCCAGCGCCCCAACTTAGACCTAGCACGTTAAACGCACGGAGAAGCCGATGTTGCTGCGGAGGTTCGACCCCAGGACCTGACGGACCCGAGGAAGAGGCGCCAACCACCAGCCCATTCACGTGGGCATATTCAATTAGTACTCCAATACCTGTATTTTAAGGACTCGCATATCTATTTTTTGAGGACTTCTATATAGCAATCTTTCAGAAtttgaacatcaaatttagACTCATCTACTCTACCAATTAGTGAGATAGCCCTCTAGTGGAGGCAATCTATGAAGGGGTTTGAACCAAAAGCAACTTCTTCAACTCCTGGATCCTTTATAAAAAAGAACAAGCAACTTCTTCAATGAAAGAGcgtatcattttttttttccagtttgGTAGGAGAGAGTTTTCGTGACATAGTGGTCATCAGCTAGTAGCAATTGAACAGGAAAACATCTTCCTCCGGGAAGTTACATAGCTCTGGAGGTTTTGCATCATAATATGTAAATGAacgtgtttggataggagattatttggaatGATTATTATATGGTAGTACTTTTCAAAATATGAcgtatataaaataaaaatgtgattaaaaagattaaaaggtaattgaaaat
Encoded proteins:
- the LOC113783525 gene encoding aminomethyltransferase, mitochondrial, with product MRGGLWQLGQSITRRLVQADKKTIARRCFASEADLKKTALYDFHVANGGKMVPFAGWSMPIQYKDSIMDSTVNCRENGSLFDVSHMCGLSLKGKDTVPFLEKLVIADVAGLDPGTGTLTVFTNEKGGAIDDSVITKVTNEHIYLVVNAGCRDKDLAHIEEHMKSFTSKGGNVSWHIHDERSLLALQGPIATPVLQHLTKDDLSKLYFGEFRILDINGATCFLTRTGYTGEDGFEISVPSENAVDLAKAILEKSEGKVRLTGLGARDSLRLEAGLCLYGNDMEQHTTPVEAGLTWAIGKRRRAEGGFLGADVILKQLEEGPPVRRVGLFSSGPPARSHSEIQNEKGDNIGEVTSGGFSPCLKKNIAMGYVKSGNHKAGTKVKIVVRGKSYDGAVTKMPFVPTKYYKPS